One Rhododendron vialii isolate Sample 1 chromosome 2a, ASM3025357v1 genomic region harbors:
- the LOC131313821 gene encoding F-box/kelch-repeat protein At3g06240-like produces MSDAGALPQEIITVILSRLPFKSLSRFKCVSPSWKALISSPHFAETRLNRTKANYHPLKAILFTRSFDLYSVDFADANPTPKKLDPPSFDHVISDSMSVSSCDGLVLVSFDGYDNFLGNPSTSEWKELPFPFPRYISMDVFYPPWLGYVASADDYKVVMPLFKAFRQPDHAAVRIVAVYSLTTNAWRMIQDFHYHLAEHRRGVCFNGRLHWLCWRTDDLDYSDVVVAFDLVDEIFREVQLPASYDYNVSRDHEMVVEMVVLEGCLCLLVWSMSDRIDVWMMMDYGVKEPWMNFFSIANPGRSIVDVLCLSVQDELVLRRERFTGIRGRVDSVEDEFDGDKLILCNPMQGTRREVVVPGIPTTSLVGGDHYIETLRCPNHGGRIPETM; encoded by the coding sequence ATGTCCGACGCCGGAGCCCTTCCCCAGGAAATCATCACCGTCATACTCTCTCGACTACCCTTCAAATCTCTCTCCCGATTCAAATGCGTTTCTCCCTCATGGAAAGCCCTAATCTCTTCCCCCCATTTCGCCGAAACCCGTCTTAATCGAACCAAAGCCAACTACCACCCACTTAAAGCCATTCTCTTCACCAGATCTTTCGATCTCTACTCCGTTGATTTCGCCGACGCGAACCCGACTCCTAAAAAGCTTGATCCTCCTTCGTTCGACCACGTCATTAGCGACTCCATGTCAGTGAGCTCTTGTGATGGCCTAGTTTTAGTTTCGTTTGATGGTTATGACAACTTCTTGGGGAATCCATCCACTAGTGAATGGAAGGAACTGCCTTTCCCTTTTCCTCGATACATTTCGATGGATGTCTTTTATCCACCTTGGTTGGGTTATGTCGCGTCCGCTGATGATTACAAGGTTGTGATGCCCCTTTTTAAGGCATTTCGACAACCTGATCATGCGGCTGTTAGGATTGTGGCTGTCTATTCACTGACAACTAATGCTTGGAGGATGATTCAAGATTTCCATTATCATCTTGCGGAACATCGCCGTGGGGTTTGCTTTAACGGGCGTCTCCATTGGCTATGTTGGAGGACTGATGATTTGGATTATTCTGACGTTGTTGTTGCCTTCGATTTGGTGGATGAGATTTTCAGGGAAGTGCAGTTGCCTGCCTCGTACGATTATAACGTGTCTAGGGATCATGAGATGGTGGTTGAGATGGTGGTTCTTGAGGGTTGTCTCTGTTTGCTTGTCTGGTCGATGAGTGACCGAATTGATGTTTGGATGATGATGGATTATGGTGTGAAAGAGCCgtggatgaattttttttcgattGCTAATCCTGGGAGGTCTATAGTGGATGTGTTGTGTTTGTCAGTGCAAGACGAACTTGtgctgaggagagagagatttacagGTATCAGAGGAAGGGTAGATTCGGTAGAAGATGAATTTGACGGGGATAAACTAATTCTTTGCAATCCAATGCAAGGAACACGAAGGGAAGTGGTGGTTCCTGGCATTCCAACTACATCTCTAGTTGGGGGGGACCACTACATTGAGACCCTCCGCTGTCCTAATCATGGAGGACGGATTCCAGAGACAATGTGA